From the Natronogracilivirga saccharolytica genome, one window contains:
- a CDS encoding 6-bladed beta-propeller gives MKLEPVSPIYFLALAVMLASVTGPGCSPETDRGEELLELYRSVEVTPELSMIIEEDEEIIFGQLGSLASDSRGHFFVGDNQLIHIKHFDRDGNLLETIGREGRGPGEFSRVTNMFVARDTLYAYDFDNARLGRFVRNESGDGMRFDHYLDIEMTDERIPRGVLKSQNHYVVESIDLQAYTGQIALLDREGNVLEPDLLTLPLPERVNVMYQGNSFPWTRPLPRRSHYRLTPDDHFYYGWNDSLVITKYDIRGEPINTIRFDVVPPRVTREDTRDLAERMPEEIWNTLRSHVPETRPAFTNFVVDENERVWVNLGNIEEDTDEDRWIILDQDSELVASFRLYPNMFVHYVRDGMLHGIKTGEDELRRVALYDARI, from the coding sequence ATGAAATTAGAACCTGTTTCCCCGATTTATTTTCTCGCCCTCGCAGTCATGCTGGCAAGTGTAACCGGACCCGGATGCAGCCCTGAGACGGATCGCGGTGAAGAGCTGCTGGAGCTGTACCGTTCGGTGGAAGTCACCCCCGAGCTTTCCATGATCATAGAAGAAGATGAAGAAATCATTTTCGGTCAACTCGGTTCTCTTGCATCGGATTCCCGCGGACATTTTTTTGTCGGGGATAATCAACTGATACACATCAAGCATTTCGACCGGGACGGCAATCTTTTGGAAACCATCGGCCGCGAGGGCCGGGGCCCGGGAGAATTCTCCCGCGTCACGAATATGTTTGTCGCCAGGGATACTCTTTATGCGTACGACTTCGACAATGCCCGGCTTGGCCGCTTTGTCAGGAATGAGTCGGGCGATGGCATGCGATTCGACCATTACCTCGATATTGAGATGACCGACGAGCGAATCCCGCGGGGTGTCCTGAAGTCGCAGAACCATTACGTGGTGGAGAGTATCGACCTTCAGGCCTATACCGGCCAAATCGCGCTGCTCGACCGTGAAGGTAACGTCCTGGAACCCGACCTGCTGACCCTCCCGCTGCCCGAAAGAGTTAACGTTATGTATCAGGGCAATTCTTTTCCGTGGACCAGACCGCTTCCCCGACGCAGCCATTACCGGCTCACGCCGGACGACCACTTCTATTACGGGTGGAATGACAGTCTTGTCATAACCAAATATGATATTCGTGGCGAGCCAATAAACACCATCCGGTTCGATGTGGTGCCGCCGCGTGTGACACGTGAAGATACACGGGACTTGGCCGAAAGAATGCCCGAAGAAATATGGAACACATTGCGCAGCCACGTTCCCGAAACCCGTCCCGCTTTCACCAATTTTGTCGTCGATGAAAATGAGCGGGTCTGGGTCAACCTGGGAAACATCGAGGAGGACACCGATGAGGACCGCTGGATTATTCTTGACCAGGACAGTGAGCTCGTCGCTTCCTTCAGGCTGTACCCAAACATGTTTGTCCATTATGTACGGGATGGGATGCTTCATGGCATCAAGACCGGCGAGGATGAACTCCGGCGAGTCGCGCTTTACGATGCCAGGATCTGA
- a CDS encoding addiction module protein, giving the protein MINDLKEIENSALNLNKKDKARLADKLLQSIHGKIDPEIEQAWIDEVQKRKESLESGKASLHSASDVLHEAKKRI; this is encoded by the coding sequence ATGATAAACGATTTAAAAGAGATCGAAAATTCAGCACTGAATCTCAACAAAAAAGATAAAGCGCGTTTGGCTGACAAATTGTTGCAAAGCATTCATGGCAAAATAGATCCTGAAATTGAGCAGGCCTGGATTGATGAAGTTCAAAAGAGAAAAGAGTCGCTTGAATCCGGCAAGGCTTCTCTTCATTCTGCTTCGGACGTATTGCATGAAGCAAAGAAACGTATTTAA
- a CDS encoding type II toxin-antitoxin system RelE/ParE family toxin: MKEVQWTETAIKTLRETSDFILELWNSDVNEEFVAQIDHRISQLQNNPELAPAFENTEIRRLVIHRTVSLFYVNTPRFIKILVIWDNRQDANSLFEKLTDANRNRSKK; the protein is encoded by the coding sequence ATGAAAGAAGTTCAGTGGACTGAAACTGCCATAAAAACATTACGAGAAACCTCAGATTTTATCCTTGAACTTTGGAATTCCGATGTCAACGAAGAATTTGTTGCGCAAATTGATCATCGGATATCACAGCTCCAAAACAATCCGGAACTTGCTCCCGCTTTCGAGAATACAGAAATCAGAAGGCTGGTAATACACAGAACTGTTTCACTGTTTTATGTCAATACACCCCGATTCATCAAAATTCTTGTAATTTGGGATAATCGTCAAGACGCAAATAGTCTCTTTGAAAAGTTAACTGATGCAAACAGAAACAGATCGAAAAAATGA